In Diadema setosum chromosome 19, eeDiaSeto1, whole genome shotgun sequence, a genomic segment contains:
- the LOC140243129 gene encoding histone-binding protein RBBP4, translated as MAEKDNETFDDAVEERVINEEYKIWKKNTPFLYDLVMTHALEWPSLTSQWLPDVTKPEGKDYSVHRLVLGTHTSDEQNHLVIASVQLPNDDAHIEAAHYDSEKGEFGGFGSVSGKIEIEIKINHEGEVNRARYMPQNATVIATKTPSSDVLVFDYTKHPSKPDVNGQCKPDLRLRGHSKEGYGLSWNPNLHGHLLSASDDHTICLWDINANCKENRVVDAKIIFTGHSAVVEDVSWHLLHESLFGSVADDQKLMIWDTRVNNTTKARHSVDAHTAEVNCLSFNPYSEYILATGSADKTVALWDLRNLKLKLHSFESHKDEIFQVQWSPHNETILASSGTDRRLNVWDLSKIGEDQTPEDAEDGPPELLFIHGGHTAKISDFSWNPNDPWVICSVSEDNIMQVWQMAENIYNDEEPEVVAADLEQQSSS; from the exons ATGGCTGAGAAAGATAATG AAACATTCGATGACGCCGTCGAGGAGAGGGTGATCAACGAGGAGTACAAGATCTGGAAGAAGAACACGCCCTTCCTCTATGACCTTGTAATGACACATGCCCTGGAGTGGCCGAGTCTGACTTCACAGTGGCTTCCCGATGTCACCAA ACCAGAAGGCAAAGACTATTCCGTTCACCGTCTTGTACTCGGTACTCACAC ATCTGATGAACAGAACCACCTCGTCATTGCCAGTGTCCAGCTCCCAAACGATGATGCCCACATCGAGGCTGCCCATTACGACAGCGAGAAAGGAG AGTTTGGAGGCTTTGGTTCCGTGAGCGGCAAGATCGAGATCGAGATCAAGATCAACCATGAAGGGGAGGTGAATCGTGCCCGCTACATGCCCCAGAATGCAACAGTCATCGCAACCAAGACCCCAAGCAGTGACGTCCTAGTCTTCGATTACACCAAACACCCTTCAAAGCCAG ATGTGAATGGTCAATGTAAGCCAGACCTCAGGCTACGTGGTCACTCCAAGGAAGGTTATGGTCTCTCCTGGAATCCAAACCTGCACGGACACCTCCTCAGTGCGTCAGATGACCAT ACCATCTGCCTGTGGGACATCAACGCCAACTGCAAGGAGAACCGAGTGGTGGACGCCAAGATCATCTTCACCGGTCATTCCGCCGTGGTGGAGGACGTATCCTGGCACCTCCTGCATGAGAGTCTCTTTGGTTCCGTGGCAGACGACCAGAAACTCATGAT CTGGGATACAAGAGTTAACAACACTACCAAAGCAAGACACTCTGTTGATGCTCATACTGCTGAG GTGAACTGCCTCTCATTCAATCCATACAGTGAATACATCTTGGCTACGGGGTCAGCTGACAAG ACCGTGGCGTTGTGGGACCTGCGGAACCTGAAACTCAAGCTGCACTCGTTTGAATCGCACAAGGACGAGATCTTCCAGGTCCAGTGGTCGCCGCATAATGAAACCATCCTTGCTTCCAGTGGCACCGACAGGAGACTCAATGTGTGGGACTTAAG CAAAATCGGCGAGGACCAGACACCAGAAGATGCAGAGGACGGTCCCCCGGAGCTCCTCTTTATCCACGGAGGACACACGGCCAAGATTTCGGACTTCTCCTGGAACCCCAACGACCCCTGGGTGATCTGCTCCGTCTCCGAGGACAACATCATGCAAGTCTGGCAGATG GCGGAGAATATCTACAATGACGAGGAGCCAGAGGTGGTAGCAGCTGACCTCGAGCAGCAGTCATCCTCGTAA